Proteins from a genomic interval of Acidobacteriota bacterium:
- a CDS encoding sterol desaturase family protein, with the protein MVVPLQALILIPVSIWVGDNEVGFLGLVSWPSWVEFAVAFLFLDYTLWWWHRLNHIVPFLWRFHLIHHVDLDLDSSTALRFHFGELGLSVFVRALQITLIGAGPVAVAVWQAVLFVCILFHHSNLRLPVRLERWIVPVIVTPRMHGIHHSNYRNETDSNWSSIFTIWDFLHRTLLLNVPHDQIEIGVPAYRDEESVSFMKLQLNPFRKQRDDWRDASERPAIREHDPQDRWTLAP; encoded by the coding sequence ATGGTCGTTCCGCTGCAAGCACTGATTCTGATCCCCGTCTCCATCTGGGTAGGCGACAACGAAGTCGGTTTTCTAGGTCTCGTCTCCTGGCCGTCGTGGGTCGAATTCGCAGTTGCTTTTCTCTTTCTCGATTACACGCTCTGGTGGTGGCATCGACTGAATCACATCGTCCCATTCCTCTGGCGGTTCCACCTGATCCACCATGTCGACCTCGATCTCGATTCCTCCACCGCGCTTCGATTTCACTTCGGTGAGCTCGGCCTCTCTGTTTTCGTCCGCGCACTGCAGATCACACTGATAGGAGCCGGCCCGGTCGCCGTCGCCGTCTGGCAGGCGGTGCTCTTCGTCTGCATCCTCTTTCATCACTCGAACCTTCGCCTTCCGGTCCGGCTCGAACGATGGATCGTGCCGGTCATCGTCACGCCTCGAATGCATGGAATCCATCACTCCAATTACAGGAATGAGACGGACAGCAACTGGTCGAGCATCTTCACGATCTGGGACTTTCTCCATCGAACACTCCTGCTCAATGTCCCGCACGATCAGATCGAGATCGGTGTCCCGGCTTATCGCGACGAAGAGTCGGTGTCATTCATGAAGCTTCAGTTGAACCCGTTCCGGAAGCAGCGCGACGACTGGAGAGACGCGTCGGAACGTCCCGCCATTCGGGAGCACGACCCGCAGGATCGCTGGACTCTCGCACCGTGA
- a CDS encoding AraC family transcriptional regulator, with protein MKQSGIGNVHGGKMAYFGITVAEKSLAGARILLKEHVRSETIPVHEHEHSYVSLVLRGRYTELLKSGKVELAAGFAAMHPAGERHEDRFYEDANLLVLELPPRLSSHRAFADSGVVEGPAIARIGAILRRELQQGDDVSEMIVEGVIHELGALLVRSRQPSRTDGTVAIRADAIIRERFSESISLATIAGALATHPAHLSRTFHQQIGCTVGDRIRERRVEHVCSRLASDASLVEIAHEAGFADQSHMTRTFRRFIGMTPGAYRQRLLGV; from the coding sequence ATGAAACAGAGCGGAATTGGCAACGTACATGGAGGAAAGATGGCCTATTTCGGGATCACCGTTGCGGAAAAGAGTCTCGCCGGGGCGCGGATACTGCTGAAGGAGCACGTTCGGAGTGAAACGATCCCGGTTCACGAGCACGAGCACTCCTATGTGAGTCTCGTTCTTCGGGGTCGCTACACCGAGCTGCTGAAGAGCGGAAAGGTCGAGCTCGCGGCCGGTTTTGCCGCGATGCATCCGGCAGGGGAGCGACACGAGGATCGTTTCTACGAGGATGCGAACCTCCTCGTCCTCGAGCTTCCGCCTCGCCTCTCGTCTCATCGCGCGTTCGCCGACTCCGGAGTCGTCGAAGGTCCGGCGATCGCGAGAATCGGTGCGATTCTCCGCCGTGAGCTGCAGCAGGGAGACGACGTGTCGGAGATGATCGTCGAGGGAGTCATTCACGAGCTGGGAGCGCTGCTCGTCCGATCCCGGCAACCTTCACGAACCGACGGAACGGTCGCAATCCGTGCCGACGCGATCATCCGTGAACGCTTCAGCGAATCGATCAGTCTCGCGACGATCGCCGGTGCGCTGGCGACGCATCCCGCGCATCTCTCGCGTACGTTTCATCAGCAGATCGGCTGCACCGTCGGTGACAGAATCCGGGAGCGTCGCGTCGAGCACGTCTGTTCGCGACTCGCTTCCGATGCGTCTCTCGTCGAGATCGCTCACGAAGCGGGGTTTGCGGATCAGAGCCACATGACGAGAACTTTCCGACGTTTCATCGGGATGACCCCAGGCGCATACCGCCAGAGGCTGCTCGGAGTCTGA